One window of Trifolium pratense cultivar HEN17-A07 linkage group LG5, ARS_RC_1.1, whole genome shotgun sequence genomic DNA carries:
- the LOC123884468 gene encoding receptor-like serine/threonine-protein kinase ALE2 isoform X1 has translation MGLMIIFLLFKLHFVLSNQQLHEFADTNLPHFRTRSHLSIAIPPSVSSSYAPSSIAQPPTKSSSSVPTSIDLPPSKSHDRAPTKIWKHGFVDSPISHHKHHYSGRKNRNPTPLPTAPIQAPTYSSQGPSVFKAQPPFSSPKIKFIHGPAPAPSPAFRSSHLGVPSLSPRISPLGSSLDKIKTPPPAYTLVLPPPPPNKDCLSITCLEPLTYTPPGSPCGCVWPLQVKLRVSISIYKCFPLVSKLAKEIAESALLNHNQVRIVGADAANQQLEKTNILINLVPKGVKFDDATAFLIYKKFWHREILIDDSLFGAYEVLYVHYQGLPPSPPSIPSGISSIDDGPNPGRDNNGMMMKPLGVAVPKKEKEGSNGRMIFIIAMSSITAFVLFLGLAWLCLLKFSSCIHQREQVSDSLKSLSSKPLRIAGPLNNGIVSGSGLRSFNSGTIAYTGSAKNFTLNDLEKATNNFDSSRILGEGGFGLVYKGVLNDGRDVAVKILKRDDRRGGREFLAEVEMLSRLHHRNLVKLIGICIEKQTRCLVYELVPNGSVESHLHGADKESDPLDWNSRMKIALGAARGLAYLHEDSNPYVIHRDFKSSNILLEYDFTAKVSDFGLARTALEDGNKHISTHVMGTFGYLAPEYAMTGHLLVKSDVYSYGVVLLELLTGRKPVDLSQPPGQENLVTWVRPLLTSNESLQTIIDPVVKPSISIDTVVKVAAIASMCVQPEVSQRPFMGEVVQALQLVCSEFEETNYIEPSNFQEEGLVTNVEGKFLDFSGERELSDYQKTLYGYQSGEEKVRLSASELLSTSGQEFESFRRKSTSGPITTEKKRHFWQNLRGLSKGSTSEHGFSTKLWPGSH, from the exons ATGGGATTGATGATAATTTTTCTGCTATTTAAGCTACATTTTGTTCTCAGTAATCAACAGCTTCATGAATTTGCAG ATACCAATCTACCCCATTTCAGAACCAGAAGTCATTTAAGTATTGCAATTCCACCGTCAGTGTCATCTTCTTACGCTCCTTCAAGTATTGCACAACCACCCACTAAGTCATCGTCAAGCGTTCCTACAAGTATTGATTTACCACCTTCCAAGTCACATGACAGAGCTCCTACAAAGATATGGAAACATGGTTTTGTGGATTCTCCAATATCACATCATAAGCATCACTATTCCGGAAGAAAGAACCGCAATCCAACTCCACTGCCGACAGCCCCAATCCAGGCTCCTACATACAGCAGTCAAG GTCCTTCAGTTTTCAAAGCACAACCTCCTTTCTCTTCACCAAAGATCAAGTTTATCCATGGACCTGCACCTGCACCATCACCAGCATTTCGGTCAAGCCATCTGGGTG TGCCGTCTCTTTCACCTAGAATTTCACCTCTAGGTTCATCATTGGACAAGATTAAGACTCCACCACCAGCATATACATTGGTTCTTCCCCCTCCACCTCCTAATAAAG ATTGCTTGTCCATTACTTGCTTAGAACCGTTGACATACACACCTCCTGGATCACCTTGTGGTTGTGTATGGCCACTTCAAGTTAAACTCCGCGTCAGCATTTCAATATACAAGTGTTTTCCTCTGGTTTCAAAGCTAGCCAAGGAAATTGCAGAAAGTGCTTTGCTGAACCATAACCAAGTTCGTATTGTGGGAGCTGATGCAGCTAATCAGCAACTAGAGAAAACCAATATTCTCATAAACTTGGTACCTAAAGGAGTTAAATTTGATGATGCCACAGCATTTTTAATATACAAAAAATTCTGGCATAGGGAGATTCTAATAGATGATTCCCTCTTTGGTGCTTATGAAGTACTATATGTTCATTATCAAG GTCTTCCACCATCTCCACCTTCAATTCCCTCAGGTATTTCTAGTATAGATGATGGACCAAATCCAGGTCGTGACAACAAcggaatgatgatgaaacctttAGGAGTAGCTGTAccaaagaaagagaaagaaggGAGCAACGGAAGAATGATTTTTATAATTGCAATGTCATCAATTACTGCTTTTGTTCTATTTCTTGGACTGGCTTGGCTTTGTCTGTTGAAATTCAGTTCTTGTATTCATCAACGTGAACAAGTTTCAGATAGCTTAAAGTCATTGTCTTCAAAACCGTTAA GGATTGCTGGGCCGTTGAATAATGGGATTGTGTCGGGATCTGGACTGAGATCCTTCAACTCTGGAACAATAGCATATACAGGGTCTGCCAAGAATTTTACCTTGAATGACTTAGAGAAAGCAACAAATAACTTTGACTCTTCCAGAATATTAGGAGAAGGTGGCTTTGGACTTGTTTACAAAGGTGTTCTAAATGATGGGAGGGATGTAGCAGTGAAGATTCTCAAAAGAGATGATCGGCGCGGTGGCCGTGAATTCTTGGCAGAAGTTGAAATGCTTAGCCGCCTGCACCATAGAAATTTAGTTAAATTGATAGGTATATGCATCGAAAAACAGACCCGTTGCCTAGTCTATGAGCTTGTCCCGAATGGAAGTGTGGAATCCCACTTGCATG GTGCTGACAAGGAAAGTGATCCACTGGATTGGAATTCCCGGATGAAGATTGCTCTTGGTGCTGCTCGAGGATTGGCTTATCTTCATGAAGATTCCAATCCATATGTCATACACCGGGACTTCAAGTCCAGTAACATCTTGTTGGAATATGATTTTACAGCCAAGGTTTCAGATTTTGGATTGGCTAGAACAGCACTGGAAGATGGAAACAAACACATCTCCACACATGTCATGGGTACATTCGG CTACTTAGCTCCTGAGTATGCAATGACTGGTCATCTTCTCGTCAAAAGTGATGTTTATAGTTATGGAGTTGTACTCCTTGAGCTTCTTACTGGTAGAAAGCCTGTGGATTTGTCACAACCGCCAGGTCAAGAAAATCTTGTCACATGGGTTCGTCCACTTCTCACGAGTAACGAAAGTTTGCAGACGATCATAGACCCAGTTGTAAAGCCAAGCATATCCATTGATACTGTGGTAAAAGTCGCAGCAATTGCATCCATGTGCGTGCAACCAGAAGTATCTCAACGACCTTTCATGGGAGAAGTTGTTCAGGCCTTGCAGCTTGTATGCAGTGAGTTTGAGGAAACAAACTATATAGAACCAAGTAACTTTCAAGAAGAGGGTCTTGTGACAAATGTGGAAGGCAAGTTTTTGGACTTTTCGGGTGAGAGAGAGCTTTCGGATTATCAAAAAACACTTTATGGCTATCAATCTGGCGAAGAAAAGGTAAGATTATCAGCTTCAGAACTACTAAGTACTTCAGGCCAAGAATTTGAGTCATTTAGGAGAAAATCTACTTCAGGGCCTATTACCACTGAGAAGAAAAGACACTTTTGGCAAAATTTGAGAGGTTTGTCTAAAGGTAGTACCAGTGAACATGGATTTTCAACTAAACTATGGCCTGGATCTCATTAA
- the LOC123886770 gene encoding secreted RxLR effector protein 161-like — MVGCLMYLLATRPDLAYFVCLVARYMDRPTELHFAALKRILRYLKGTLTDGIMYQSKAGKSLELVGWSDSDYAGDLNDRKSTFGYVFMLGLVAISWSSKKQAIVTMSTTEAEYVAAASCASQCIWLRNILEHLTHNQIGSTRIFCDNSFTIKLSKNLIMHGRCKHIDIRFDFLRNLVKEETMELIHCKSEDQLADLLTKPLKLESFLKLKIGFRMIGARVK, encoded by the coding sequence ATGGTTGGATGCTTAATGTATCTTCTTGCAACAAGGCCTGATCTGGCTTACTTTGTGTGCCTGGTTGCTAGGTATATGGATAGACCTACTGAATTGCATTTTGCAGCTCTGAAGAGAATTCTAAGGTACTTAAAAGGTACTCTGACTGATGGAATCATGTACCAAAGTAAAGCAGGGAAATCACTTGAGCTGGTTGGTTGGTCAGActctgactatgctggagactTGAATGATAGGAAATCTACATTTGGCTATGTGTTTATGTTGGGTTTAGTTGCTATTTCTTGGTCTTCAAAGAAACAAGCCATTGTCACAATGTCAACCACAGAAGCTGAATATGTTGCAGCTGCCTCATGTGCTAGTCAATGCATATGGCTGAGGAATATTTTGGAGCATTTGACACACAATCAAATTGGCTCTACTAGAATCTTTTGTGATAATAGTTTCACAATTAAGCTGTCTAAGAATCTCATTATGCATGGAAGATGTAAACATATAGACATAAGGTTTGACTTCCTGAGAAACCTTGTGAAGGAAGAAACAATGGAGCTCATTCATTGCAAGTCTGAGGATCAACTAGCTGATCTACTGACTAAACCATTGAAGTTGGAATCATTTCTCAAGCTTAAAATTGGTTTCAGAATGATAGGAGCACGAGTCAAGTAG
- the LOC123884151 gene encoding protein HOTHEAD-like, whose translation MASVGTVKFLLCFVLWLWNCNFLPPCQGKQEVYPFIKKASSFSSPSISTTSLNKAYDYIIVGGGTAGCPLAATLSQNFSVLLLERGGVPFTNPNVTFLENFHITLADTSSTSASQYFLSTDGVFNARGRVLGGGSAINAGFYTRASSRFINKVGWDTKLVNESYPWVEKQIVHRPKFSPFQRALRDSLIDTGVSPYNGFTYDHIYGTKVGGTIFDRFGRRHTTAELLASGNPDKLTVLVHATVQKIVFDTTGKRPKAIGVIFNDENGKQHEAMLGNDMQSEVILSSGAIGSPQMLLLSGIGPKDELQNLNISVVLNNPFVGKGMIDNPMNNIFVPSNRPVHQSLIQTVGITKKGVYIEASSGFSQSNSSIHCHHGIVSAEIGQLSTIPPKQRSIEAIQAYVKSKRDIPVEAFNGGFVLTKVGSAWSVGELKLNNTNVDDNPTITFNYFSHPYDLKRCVEGVRMAVKVVQSEHFTNYTLCKKESIEKILNISVKANVNFIPRHANDTTSLEQFCKDTVITIWHYHGGCHVGKVVDPDYKVLDVERLRVVDGSTFTESPGTNPQATVMMMGRYMGVKILRDRLGRLAGI comes from the exons ATGGCTTCAGTTGGTACAGTCAAATTTTTATTGTGCTTTGTTCTATGGCTCTGGAACTGCAACTTTCTACCTCCTTGTCAAG GTAAACAAGAAGTGTATCCATTTATAAAAAAAGCAAGTTCATTTTCATCACCATCAATATCAACTACATCACTCAACAAAGCTTATGATTACATAATTGTTGGAGGTGGAACTGCAGGGTGTCCATTAGCAGCAACATTATCTCAAAATTTCAGTGTTTTATTACTTGAAAGAGGAGGTGTTCCTTTCACTAATCCAAATGTAACATTTCTTGAAAATTTTCACATTACCTTGGCAGACACTTCATCAACTTCAGCTtctcaatattttctttcaaCTGATGGAGTTTTTAATGCAAGGGGAAGAGTTTTGGGTGGTGGTAGTGCTATCAATGCTGGTTTCTATACTAGAGCAAGTTCAAG GTTTATAAACAAGGTAGGATGGGATACAAAGCTAGTAAATGAGTCATACCCTTGGGTTGAGAAGCAAATTGTTCATCGTCCGAAGTTTTCGCCATTTCAGAGAGCATTGAGGGATAGCCTTATAGACACTGGTGTCTCTCCTTATAATGGCTTTACCTATGATCATATTTATGGAACAAAGGTTGGTGGAACAATTTTCGACAGATTTGGTCGCCGTCACACAACTGCAGAACTTCTTGCTTCTGGAAACCCTGACAAACTTACAGTTTTGGTCCACGCCACTGTCCAAAAGATCGTTTTCGATACAACag GTAAAAGACCAAAAGCTATAGGAGTTATTTTCAATGATGAAAATGGGAAACAACATGAAGCAATGCTTGGAAATGATATGCAAAGTGAAGTGATATTGTCTAGTGGAGCAATTGGAAGTCCTCAAATGCTATTGCTAAGTGGAATTGGTCCTAAAGATGAACTTCAAAATTTGAACATATCAGTGGTCCTTAACAATCCATTTGTTGGGAAGGGAATGATTGATAATCCTATGAACAATATTTTTGTTCCTTCTAATAGGCCAGTTCATCAGTCACTCATACAAACTGTTGGTATCACCAAGAAAGGTGTGTACATTGAGGCTAGCAGTGGGTTTAGTCAGTCCAATAGCAGCATTCATTGCCATCATGGTATCGTGTCAGCTGAG ATTGGTCAACTTTCTACAATTCCTCCTAAGCAAAGATCAATAGAAGCAATTCAAGCTTACGTAAAGAGCAAGCGAGATATACCGGTCGAAGCATTTAACGGAGGCTTTGTATTAACAAAAGTAGGCAGTGCTTGGTCAGTAGGTGAGCTCAAGTTGAATAACACCAATGTGGATGACAATCCTACTATTACCTTCAACTACTTCAGTCATCCATACGATCTGAAGCGCTGCGTCGAAGGGGTCCGCATGGCAGTTAAAGTAGTTCAATCGGAACACTTCACAAACTATACATTGTGTAAGAAAGAAAGCATAGAGAAAATTCTTAACATTAGTGTGAAAGCTAATGTCAACTTCATACCAAGACATGCCAATGACACAACTTCACTAGAGCAGTTTTGCAAAGACACTGTTATCACAATTTGGCACTATCATGGTGGATGTCATGTGGGGAAGGTAGTTGATCCTGATTACAAGGTTCTTGATGTTGAAAGACTTCGAGTCGTCGATGGCTCGACATTTACTGAATCACCAGGAACAAATCCTCAAGCCACTGTAATGATGATGGGAAG GTACATGGGAGTGAAGATTTTGAGAGATAGGTTGGGGAGATTGGCTGGTATATAA
- the LOC123884468 gene encoding receptor-like serine/threonine-protein kinase ALE2 isoform X2 gives MDLHLHHHQHFGQAIWVVYILILPSLSPRISPLGSSLDKIKTPPPAYTLVLPPPPPNKDCLSITCLEPLTYTPPGSPCGCVWPLQVKLRVSISIYKCFPLVSKLAKEIAESALLNHNQVRIVGADAANQQLEKTNILINLVPKGVKFDDATAFLIYKKFWHREILIDDSLFGAYEVLYVHYQGLPPSPPSIPSGISSIDDGPNPGRDNNGMMMKPLGVAVPKKEKEGSNGRMIFIIAMSSITAFVLFLGLAWLCLLKFSSCIHQREQVSDSLKSLSSKPLRIAGPLNNGIVSGSGLRSFNSGTIAYTGSAKNFTLNDLEKATNNFDSSRILGEGGFGLVYKGVLNDGRDVAVKILKRDDRRGGREFLAEVEMLSRLHHRNLVKLIGICIEKQTRCLVYELVPNGSVESHLHGADKESDPLDWNSRMKIALGAARGLAYLHEDSNPYVIHRDFKSSNILLEYDFTAKVSDFGLARTALEDGNKHISTHVMGTFGYLAPEYAMTGHLLVKSDVYSYGVVLLELLTGRKPVDLSQPPGQENLVTWVRPLLTSNESLQTIIDPVVKPSISIDTVVKVAAIASMCVQPEVSQRPFMGEVVQALQLVCSEFEETNYIEPSNFQEEGLVTNVEGKFLDFSGERELSDYQKTLYGYQSGEEKVRLSASELLSTSGQEFESFRRKSTSGPITTEKKRHFWQNLRGLSKGSTSEHGFSTKLWPGSH, from the exons ATGGACCTGCACCTGCACCATCACCAGCATTTCGGTCAAGCCATCTGGGTGGTATACATCCTTATTT TGCCGTCTCTTTCACCTAGAATTTCACCTCTAGGTTCATCATTGGACAAGATTAAGACTCCACCACCAGCATATACATTGGTTCTTCCCCCTCCACCTCCTAATAAAG ATTGCTTGTCCATTACTTGCTTAGAACCGTTGACATACACACCTCCTGGATCACCTTGTGGTTGTGTATGGCCACTTCAAGTTAAACTCCGCGTCAGCATTTCAATATACAAGTGTTTTCCTCTGGTTTCAAAGCTAGCCAAGGAAATTGCAGAAAGTGCTTTGCTGAACCATAACCAAGTTCGTATTGTGGGAGCTGATGCAGCTAATCAGCAACTAGAGAAAACCAATATTCTCATAAACTTGGTACCTAAAGGAGTTAAATTTGATGATGCCACAGCATTTTTAATATACAAAAAATTCTGGCATAGGGAGATTCTAATAGATGATTCCCTCTTTGGTGCTTATGAAGTACTATATGTTCATTATCAAG GTCTTCCACCATCTCCACCTTCAATTCCCTCAGGTATTTCTAGTATAGATGATGGACCAAATCCAGGTCGTGACAACAAcggaatgatgatgaaacctttAGGAGTAGCTGTAccaaagaaagagaaagaaggGAGCAACGGAAGAATGATTTTTATAATTGCAATGTCATCAATTACTGCTTTTGTTCTATTTCTTGGACTGGCTTGGCTTTGTCTGTTGAAATTCAGTTCTTGTATTCATCAACGTGAACAAGTTTCAGATAGCTTAAAGTCATTGTCTTCAAAACCGTTAA GGATTGCTGGGCCGTTGAATAATGGGATTGTGTCGGGATCTGGACTGAGATCCTTCAACTCTGGAACAATAGCATATACAGGGTCTGCCAAGAATTTTACCTTGAATGACTTAGAGAAAGCAACAAATAACTTTGACTCTTCCAGAATATTAGGAGAAGGTGGCTTTGGACTTGTTTACAAAGGTGTTCTAAATGATGGGAGGGATGTAGCAGTGAAGATTCTCAAAAGAGATGATCGGCGCGGTGGCCGTGAATTCTTGGCAGAAGTTGAAATGCTTAGCCGCCTGCACCATAGAAATTTAGTTAAATTGATAGGTATATGCATCGAAAAACAGACCCGTTGCCTAGTCTATGAGCTTGTCCCGAATGGAAGTGTGGAATCCCACTTGCATG GTGCTGACAAGGAAAGTGATCCACTGGATTGGAATTCCCGGATGAAGATTGCTCTTGGTGCTGCTCGAGGATTGGCTTATCTTCATGAAGATTCCAATCCATATGTCATACACCGGGACTTCAAGTCCAGTAACATCTTGTTGGAATATGATTTTACAGCCAAGGTTTCAGATTTTGGATTGGCTAGAACAGCACTGGAAGATGGAAACAAACACATCTCCACACATGTCATGGGTACATTCGG CTACTTAGCTCCTGAGTATGCAATGACTGGTCATCTTCTCGTCAAAAGTGATGTTTATAGTTATGGAGTTGTACTCCTTGAGCTTCTTACTGGTAGAAAGCCTGTGGATTTGTCACAACCGCCAGGTCAAGAAAATCTTGTCACATGGGTTCGTCCACTTCTCACGAGTAACGAAAGTTTGCAGACGATCATAGACCCAGTTGTAAAGCCAAGCATATCCATTGATACTGTGGTAAAAGTCGCAGCAATTGCATCCATGTGCGTGCAACCAGAAGTATCTCAACGACCTTTCATGGGAGAAGTTGTTCAGGCCTTGCAGCTTGTATGCAGTGAGTTTGAGGAAACAAACTATATAGAACCAAGTAACTTTCAAGAAGAGGGTCTTGTGACAAATGTGGAAGGCAAGTTTTTGGACTTTTCGGGTGAGAGAGAGCTTTCGGATTATCAAAAAACACTTTATGGCTATCAATCTGGCGAAGAAAAGGTAAGATTATCAGCTTCAGAACTACTAAGTACTTCAGGCCAAGAATTTGAGTCATTTAGGAGAAAATCTACTTCAGGGCCTATTACCACTGAGAAGAAAAGACACTTTTGGCAAAATTTGAGAGGTTTGTCTAAAGGTAGTACCAGTGAACATGGATTTTCAACTAAACTATGGCCTGGATCTCATTAA